The Apium graveolens cultivar Ventura chromosome 10, ASM990537v1, whole genome shotgun sequence nucleotide sequence ATAATCCAACCTTGAGTGCACTTGCCATGATTCGAGCCCCGTGTTTCAGTATCTTGTTTTTGGTTATTAGGTCTAATGCTATTCTTAATGAAGTGAATGGTGGATTGAAAAGGTGTGTTTCTAGGTGAAATCCCATTTTTACCGTCTTTCTCCCCACTGTTAGTGCAATAGCTGAGCCCAAAGAATGGCCTGCAAGCCACACATTTTCAGCACCAGCATCATCTACTAGTTCTTTGACGACTTGTAATGCCTTTATAACTCGGGGACAGTCTTGAAGTTTGTTTTGGAAGCACGCAATCTCGACATCCAGTATGATGTCTTGGTATAATGTTCCTAGTTTAAGTAGTGTTCCTCTCAATGCTAATATATATCGCGGAGGATGCAGTTTGGAATATGCTTTTAGTGGGGATTTGAACTCATAAACGGCTCCATATATTGAGAGATCTGAATCATCCTGAAGCACTTTTTGTACTTGGAAGTTGAAGAATTTCCACCAGGGAGGCGCTAGAGCTTGGAGACCTTCCCGATTGTTCTGACGATCAAGTTCCAAAATGTAGACGCCTTTAACTAGGCTCGAAAGGATTGATGTTTGGTGGACTGTGTTATTCCTGAAAAATAAAATGCACATATATTCAGACTTGTGTAAGTACTTGACCAGAGATTATCCTATTACAAAAGCAAAACGCCGAAGTTGAAAAatgtaaaataataataaaaaaattggGTTGATTGTACCAGTCGATTTCAGTTATGTGTACGGGTCCTGACAAGTTGAAAGTCTGGGATTCCATTAGCAAAATGGGATAAAAGGGTCTCAAAAGGGTCTCAACCTTGAGGACTAGATGGATTTACAACTGAAATCACATCATGACTAGCTACTTATAAATAAACATAAATGGAGTTAGGACGAAAGAAGAAGGAAAGTAGAAACGCAGGCGCTGTTGCCTTTCGTGAGAGCTAGAACCTCTTAATTAGTATAATGATCATAGGGCTTGTTGAGGATAAATAGTTTTGATGTGAATTGTTTTACCCAAGTTGCAGTTATATCCAAGTTGCAGTAATTTAAAATACATTATTGTCTGCGTGCACAATTGACTACACTGACTTGATCGGATCAAAGTCATCACTCATCACCTtgtttattaaattttattactAGCCATCTTGAGTTCTTGTCGTCTATAGATACTCATTACATTTACTAATTACTACAGTCACTAGTCACTACTTAAGTAAGTAGTTCATTGCTCATTACATTCACTACAATCTTCTATTTCAAGAGAAGCAACTAATTTGAATTGGCAAAAACAGTAACTGAGTTTACATGCATATAGAGTTTCTTCGATCTTCTTGTTTACTAGGTGCCGGGCTAGATTACATGCCCTCCTGCATAGTGCTTGCACAACATTTTAAGGTCATGGCCACTTACTTGAATGCGAGCATTTACCAGAAATTGAACCTAGGATGAGCTATCTGGTTGTGCTAGAGATAGACTCTTACAATGCGTGCTTTCACTTAAGCTTTTATAGTAATTATATTAAACCTATCAATATTTACTTCCGGGTTCTTAGTCTAGATTATTCTGCAATACTTCAAGCCGAAACAGAAAATCCTGAGTTGTACCTCTGAAACGTTCAACATTTACCTCATTATTTAAACAACAATAATTCCGTATTAGTAAAAATATTGATATTCGATATTATATTCAACTGATATATGATGTTCTACCCTATCCTTGCATGTTGCTTGATTTTGTCATTTTGCATCTTGTTCTTTTCGGCTCTACTAGTTCATTTTTAATCTCATTAAGTTTGGTAGCAGCATTTTAAATTTGAACCACTAATTGGCTTTATTTTTATGTTCTCAAATTATAATTGAAGATATATATGTTGACTGCTAGTATATTATAGTATAATTTTTTAACATGATATCAGAGTTTGTGATAAAGATCTCGACGCTCATCAACGATTAATTCTGTATTTTATCTCCATCTTTTCATCAAACACCTGCAGATCCAAGGTGTTTTCTGGTCTAAACTTCATAAAAATTGTTTGATTCTGTGAAATTAGTTGAAGATCTGTTTAGAAAAGTAATTTTTGCTCCGATTTGTCCAGATTACTTGATTGATAGAGATAGTTTGTTGACTGATTTTATGTCTATACTCGATATAATCCTTTTTCTGCATCTAAAATGGCTGAAACTGAAACTACTAACTTTTCAATCAAATCTTGATTCGTCAACTGTGTATTACATCCATCCTACTGATGCTAATACGACTcaaattgtttctgttaagttCAATGGAAACAAATTTAATAACTGAAAAAGATCGATGATGTTGATTTTATCTGCAAAGAACAAGTTAAGTTTTGTTAATGGAATATTAGTACCACCTCAAAGAAATTCGCCAGATTACAGTGCTTGGGAGCGTTGTAATTCTCTAGTAATCTCTTGAATTTTGTTTAACATAGATGAAACTATTGTGATAAGCGTGTTATTCCTTAAGAGTGCACGATCAATATGGAAAGATCTGGAGGAAAGATTTGGATCCTGATCTATAACTGAATTGTACTCACTCGAGCAAGAACTTATTGAAATTTCTAAGAATAATCAAACTGTTTCTGAGTATTATACAAAATTGAATACTATTTGGGATAGTATTGATGATGTTAATCCAGTTCATACTTGTACCTGTGACAAGTGCACATGTGATCTAGGACATAAATTTTTAAAGAAGTTGCAGAAACAGAGATTATTACAATTTCTGCTCAAACTGAATGACAAATTTAGTGCGGTTAGAGGGCATATTATGATGATGCATCCCTTACCAACAGTCTCTCAACCTTATAGATTGGTTGCTCATGCAGGAAGAGAATCATAAAGAAATTTCTCAGTCTTTGAATAATGAGAATTTGGCATTCATCGCAGAGAAGATGAACTATGGTTCAATCAATAATCAAAGGTCATTTTCTCAGAACTTTCAAAATATTAGAAATTATAGTTAAAGATTAGCTGGAAACCACAACTTTAGCCCAACATTTGCTCAAAATAATGTGACTAGGAGACCATCTAAACCAGGA carries:
- the LOC141693819 gene encoding GDSL esterase/lipase At4g10955-like, coding for MESQTFNLSGPVHITEIDWNNTVHQTSILSSLVKGVYILELDRQNNREGLQALAPPWWKFFNFQVQKVLQDDSDLSIYGAVYEFKSPLKAYSKLHPPRYILALRGTLLKLGTLYQDIILDVEIACFQNKLQDCPRVIKALQVVKELVDDAGAENVWLAGHSLGSAIALTVGRKTVKMGFHLETHLFNPPFTSLRIALDLITKNKILKHGARIMASALKVGLSVSLKGHHRTDDNHFGVLSSWTPYLYVNPRDPICSEYIPYFRHRKTMKYIGASRIGKCATQISLGGIITSCALGYSTETYHLIPTAYLVINKNENTDAHALAQWWTQSTDWESMFCKFS